Genomic segment of Syntrophomonadaceae bacterium:
GAAGGGGTTATTGTCAGTAAGGGTTGCATACTTACGACAAATATATCTATCGGCGACCATGTCGCCATTAATCCTGGGTGTGGCATAGGTCATGACGCTGTTTTAATGAGCTATTGCTCCTTAATGTGGCATGTGAATATTTCAGGAGCAGTAGAAGTAGGTGAAGGTTGTACCCTTGGCACTAAGTCAACGGTTTTGCAAGGTATCCGAATCGGGAGTTGGAGTACTGTAGGCGCGGGAGCAGTGGTTACGCGGGACCTTCCGGCCCACTGTACAGCGGTTGGCGTGCCGGCAAAACCAATCAAGTTTCATAATAAAGAGGTTTGATTTTAATATTTGTGCCTTTTTCCCCAAGAGAGTTCAATTCGACCATTTATTGCCATAATTCCTTTATAATTCTACAAATTTTCTCAAGATGCCGGTCAGTCATTTTTGTATCAGACGGTAAACATACACCTGATCCAAAGAGCTTTTCGCTCACGTCCCCGCCAATATAATCATACTCAGCATAAAATGGCTGCAAGTGCATCGGCTTCCAAACTGGTCTAGCTTCTATATTTTCATTTTCTAATGCTTCTATAATTTCAATTGGCTTTATATGTCCACTAAGAGTAATGCAAGAAAGCCAGTAATTCGGCTCACTCCAATCGTTGATAGGCATAAAATGCACACTATCAAGTCCGCCAAGTTCTTGCTTGTAATACTCAAAGATATACTTTTTCTTAGCCACCCTCTTATCCAACACCATAAGCTGCCCTCTGCCAATTCCGGCAACTACATTACTCATACGGTAATTGAAACCTAATTCGCTATGTTGGTAGTGTCTTGCCTGATCTCTGGATTGTGTAGCCCAAAACCTTGTCTTGGCAATTTTTTTTTCATCGTTAGATATAAGCATCCCACCGCCTGAAGTGGTGATGATCTTATTACCGTTAAATGAAAATATCCCGAACGCACCAAACGTTCCGGTATGCTTTCCCTTATAGTACGCGCCTAATGATTCAGCGGCATCTTCTATAATTGGCACATTGTGCCTAAGGCAAATCTCCATAATCTTGTCCATAT
This window contains:
- a CDS encoding DegT/DnrJ/EryC1/StrS family aminotransferase, translated to MAERIWLSSPHMSEEGFEKQYIQEAFATNWLAPLGPNVTAFENELAAKVGCKAALATISGTAAIHLALKAVGVKEGDIVFCQSLTFAATANPIIYEKAIPVFIDSNFETWNMDPQALEAAFEKYPNPKAVLVVHIYGLSTDMDKIMEICLRHNVPIIEDAAESLGAYYKGKHTGTFGAFGIFSFNGNKIITTSGGGMLISNDEKKIAKTRFWATQSRDQARHYQHSELGFNYRMSNVVAGIGRGQLMVLDKRVAKKKYIFEYYKQELGGLDSVHFMPINDWSEPNYWLSCITLSGHIKPIEIIEALENENIEARPVWKPMHLQPFYAEYDYIGGDVSEKLFGSGVCLPSDTKMTDRHLEKICRIIKELWQ
- a CDS encoding acetyltransferase yields the protein MQDLVIIGAGGFAREVAWLVEEINQKAPHWNLTGYIDENQEKWGQELNGYPVLGGFHVLEKLPVSTFAVCAVGNTGDKKRLVEKAKVLGRKFATLIHPAISVTRTATVGEGVIVSKGCILTTNISIGDHVAINPGCGIGHDAVLMSYCSLMWHVNISGAVEVGEGCTLGTKSTVLQGIRIGSWSTVGAGAVVTRDLPAHCTAVGVPAKPIKFHNKEV